A region of the Brevinema andersonii genome:
AAATGTTGTTGCTATAGCTGCTGGTATTGTAGTTGCGGGAAATTATGGAGACAACGCTCTAGCTGCATTGGTTACGCGGGGTCTTGCGGAAATGATCCGTTTTGGGACTTTTGTGGGTGGCGATCCTCAAACATTTACCGGGCTTGCTGGTATAGGAGATTTAATTGTTACTTGTTATTCTGCCCATTCACGCAATAGATATGTTGGAGAGCAGATTCTTGCGGGAAAAAAAGTTGATGATATCCAGCAATCTATGTCTCAAATCCCTGAAGGAGTCAGAGCGGTGAAGCTTATTTACCAGTTTGCATGTGATAATAATATTTCTATGCCTATTGTTGAATCCGTATATAAAATTTTATACGAAAATATGAGCTTGCGGGAGTGGGAAAATGCGTTAACGGATCGTCCTTATAAAATTGAGTATTAAAATCCCATGGAAAAATATACTTTAGAGCAGTTGCAGAATAAAATTCTATATTTTATTAATTATAGAATAAGATCTCGGCAGGAAGTACTTGTGAAGCTGAAACAATTAGCTGCTACTGAAGATCAAATTCATGCATTAATGGATCAATTAGTTTCTCATGGTTTGTTAGATGATGAAAGATTTATTCATTTTTTTATTAATGAAAATTTATATGTGAAAAAACGCAGTATTTCCTATACAAAGCAAGTGTTAAAACAAAAAGGATTTAAGGAGCATTTAATTAATGATGCATTGTTGGAATTTTTGGAGTACAATGAATTTTCAGAATTAGAACAGGCTGTCCATGCCTTAAAACAAAAATACAGTACCAATAGCATATTAGAAAGTAAAAAAATGCTTGCATTTTTGGGAAGAAGAGGATTTTCTTACTCTGTTGCTTTTGATGCTGTCAAATTATATTTAAGAAATGATCATAACTTTGAATAATTCATATTGACATATATAAAGAATTTTAATATATAAAATTTTAGCTAGTATAGATATGTTTTGATTTCTTAATTTTTATCTCAACCAAAACTAATAAAACAAATTTCCTTTTCTTTGTAAATAATGAACTTAAAAAATGCCAGTGCCAGTTTTAACTTTTTAGTAAGGTATTAATTTTGTGAGGAATTTTTAAGACAAACTGCCATATTTTTATTAAAATATGTTGCATTTTGTGAGGTTTTGAGCCTTCTGTTTGAGTTGTAGCAATAAAATAATCTTTTAACATGGGTCTTTGCGTAAGGGTTGCTTGTCCTTTGTTGAAATAGGCAGATTCTTCTGTATGCCAAGAGCACCCATAGTGGTGACAAAGTGCAGTCTGATTAGGGTTGTAGTCACGTAGGAAAAAGACTGAGGATCCAGCAGTATGAGTATCATAATAGCAGAGAGGTGAAAAATATGCTTTAGGATATATTCGAACTCCTGCTAAATCTGTAATAGCTTCACAATGAGTGAACTTTCCTAATTCGTGAGTACGTTTACCTTTTTCCATAAAATATAAAGACAAAAGTTGGGGTGCTGTACAAAATGTCTTACGCCAGTGACGTAGAGGGCCAAGATTTTCGTATACTGTGCACATGAAATTTGCAAGTTCAGAATTTTGTTTGCAAGCCATGGAATGCGCCGTATAATATCGTGCATCTGTATCAATGCCTACAAGAGCATGGTTGTCGGACTGTTCGAATTCTTCAATATATTGATTAAAAAGCTCTCCATTAACTATTTCTATATCAGCATCTAAATAAATCCCTCCATATTCACGTAATACCCACCAACGAAAATAATCTCCCAGAAACACAGCATCTTTTTCTTTGGTGTGAATACTGACATATTCATTTAAATCCATAGGAAGATTCTCTGCGTTCCAATGCATAATTCTATATTCCGGAAATTGTTCTTTCCATGTTTCTAGATATTCCTGATACAAATCTGGCTTACCATCAAAACCAAAATATATTCTATGTAATACTTTTAATTCTCCCATCAATATCTCCTAAAGCTTTATGGTTTGAAGTTTTATTTTTTTGTATATTAAGCAGCATAATTTAAATATTTTACTGCTTAATTTGCGTATTATGTTGTTTTGTGGGAAGACATTATAAAGTTTATTCAGTATTTTTTTAAACAAATTTAATAATTTATTGAAAGATTCTTTATGACTATGATCTACAGCTGGAATTTTCATTGTTTTCAGGTATTCTTGAAGTTCATGAAAGCGCCGTGCTTGTTTTTTTTCTTTTGCATATTCAGAGTCTGCATGGTGATTTATATTGAGATTGCTGAATAAGTGGTATACACACGTATTTTCTGTATAATTCAAAGTTTTGCCGGTCAAACCAAATTTAGGCGAAAAATATTCTTGAGGGTATATTTTGATGTTTGCATGTATT
Encoded here:
- a CDS encoding regulatory protein RecX; its protein translation is MKLKQLAATEDQIHALMDQLVSHGLLDDERFIHFFINENLYVKKRSISYTKQVLKQKGFKEHLINDALLEFLEYNEFSELEQAVHALKQKYSTNSILESKKMLAFLGRRGFSYSVAFDAVKLYLRNDHNFE
- a CDS encoding glycosyltransferase — encoded protein: MGELKVLHRIYFGFDGKPDLYQEYLETWKEQFPEYRIMHWNAENLPMDLNEYVSIHTKEKDAVFLGDYFRWWVLREYGGIYLDADIEIVNGELFNQYIEEFEQSDNHALVGIDTDARYYTAHSMACKQNSELANFMCTVYENLGPLRHWRKTFCTAPQLLSLYFMEKGKRTHELGKFTHCEAITDLAGVRIYPKAYFSPLCYYDTHTAGSSVFFLRDYNPNQTALCHHYGCSWHTEESAYFNKGQATLTQRPMLKDYFIATTQTEGSKPHKMQHILIKIWQFVLKIPHKINTLLKS